In one window of Phycisphaerae bacterium DNA:
- a CDS encoding TIGR00282 family metallophosphoesterase yields MNVLCIGDIVGRPGRRILAEKLKSLVREQSIDCVIANAENAAGGSGLTPQIYTKLLRYGVNLITLGDHTYRKREIVATLETTDNIARPANFSELAAGRSFGIYKTAKGPTVGIVSLIGRLFMKPADCPYNAIDKILPQLQQQADVIFVDFHAEATSEKIAMGYHLDGRVSCVFGTHTHVVTADEKILPKGTAYITDIGMTGPYDSVIGRGVENVLKAFRTRMPVPFEIATGDVKMSAILVTIDSISKRAERIERIRVDAEEEDTTRYDSDDGKPEYFGNFE; encoded by the coding sequence ATAAATGTACTTTGTATCGGTGATATTGTAGGCAGGCCGGGCAGACGAATCCTCGCCGAGAAACTAAAGTCTTTAGTCAGAGAGCAAAGTATCGACTGCGTGATAGCCAATGCAGAAAACGCTGCCGGCGGTTCTGGTCTGACTCCGCAAATATATACCAAACTGCTGAGATACGGCGTGAACCTGATTACACTGGGTGACCATACCTACCGCAAAAGGGAGATTGTTGCGACGCTGGAGACGACGGACAATATAGCCCGTCCTGCGAATTTTTCTGAGTTGGCCGCGGGCAGAAGTTTTGGGATTTATAAGACAGCCAAGGGACCGACCGTAGGTATCGTTTCTCTGATAGGCCGTTTGTTTATGAAGCCGGCCGATTGTCCCTATAATGCCATTGATAAGATTCTGCCGCAGCTTCAGCAGCAAGCCGACGTCATATTCGTTGACTTCCATGCTGAGGCCACCAGCGAAAAGATTGCAATGGGCTATCATCTTGACGGCAGGGTGAGTTGTGTTTTCGGCACCCATACGCACGTAGTAACGGCCGACGAGAAAATTTTACCTAAGGGCACGGCGTATATTACCGACATCGGGATGACCGGCCCTTATGATTCGGTGATTGGCCGAGGCGTTGAGAATGTCTTAAAGGCATTCAGGACACGGATGCCGGTGCCTTTTGAAATAGCAACCGGCGATGTGAAAATGAGCGCGATTCTGGTTACCATCGACAGTATAAGCAAACGGGCCGAGCGCATCGAACGAATCAGAGTCGACGCGGAGGAGGAAGATACGACACGTTACGACAGCGATGACGGCAAACCGGAATACTTCGGGAATTTCGAATGA
- a CDS encoding MBL fold metallo-hydrolase, translating into MEIDRLILGEYQTNCYVLRENKTAKDCLIIDTGLDADELVDFLRQHNLNPIAAVLTHGHADHITGLAALRSRFPNIKVYIHKLDAGMLTGEKDSLYSIAGVSFSPEHADFTVEDGDVIKQTNIKLDVLHTPGHTQGGICLYSKDDGIIFAGDTLFADSVGRTDFPGGNAAQLIKSIKQKLCSLPDETIVYPGHGPQTTISQEKTHNPFLQ; encoded by the coding sequence ATGGAAATCGACCGTTTAATTCTCGGTGAGTACCAAACCAACTGTTACGTCCTGCGCGAAAATAAAACAGCCAAAGACTGCCTGATTATTGATACAGGTCTGGATGCCGATGAGCTTGTCGATTTTCTCCGGCAGCACAATTTAAATCCCATCGCCGCGGTTCTCACGCACGGCCACGCAGACCACATTACAGGCCTGGCTGCGTTAAGAAGCCGATTCCCGAACATAAAGGTTTACATCCACAAGCTCGATGCCGGAATGCTCACCGGAGAAAAAGATAGTCTCTACTCAATAGCGGGCGTATCGTTCAGCCCAGAACACGCTGACTTTACCGTAGAGGATGGAGACGTAATCAAGCAGACCAATATTAAGCTGGATGTCCTTCATACCCCCGGCCACACGCAGGGTGGCATTTGTCTCTATTCGAAAGATGATGGAATTATTTTTGCAGGTGATACTTTGTTTGCCGATTCGGTCGGCCGAACGGATTTCCCGGGCGGAAACGCCGCACAATTGATAAAGAGCATAAAGCAAAAACTCTGTTCCCTGCCCGATGAAACTATTGTTTATCCCGGCCACGGCCCGCAGACTACAATATCGCAGGAAAAAACACACAACCCCTTTCTGCAATAA
- a CDS encoding glycosidase, producing the protein MADLLRQKKAYGLFKRYEGNPILTPEIWPYPVNAVFNPAAVKLNTEVLLLVRVEDMRGFSHLTVARSADGFTDWEIDSAPTMEADQSSREEKWGLEDPRIIWLEEQKQFGITYTSFSEGGPVVSLAITKNFRTFARLGALLPPEDKDSCLLPRRIKGRFALIHRPIVRGEAHMWISFSPDLKHWGDHRLLIPTRSAYWDCHRVGLACQPIETAQGWMLFYHGVRSTTAGQIYRVGLALLDLEEPWKVLRRSDEWVLGPRELYERIGDVGGVVFPTGVIVHKETNQLNLYYGAADCTVAVATANLSDCVDYIMSCPEVEE; encoded by the coding sequence ATGGCCGATCTTTTAAGGCAAAAAAAGGCATACGGGCTTTTCAAAAGATATGAAGGTAATCCGATACTAACGCCGGAGATCTGGCCTTATCCTGTAAATGCGGTCTTTAATCCCGCTGCAGTTAAGTTAAATACGGAGGTACTGCTGCTGGTTCGCGTTGAAGATATGCGCGGCTTCTCACATTTGACGGTGGCACGCAGCGCCGATGGATTCACTGACTGGGAAATTGACTCTGCGCCAACTATGGAGGCCGACCAGAGTTCCCGGGAGGAAAAGTGGGGGCTGGAGGACCCTCGTATTATCTGGCTCGAAGAGCAGAAGCAGTTCGGCATTACATATACCTCTTTCAGCGAGGGCGGCCCTGTGGTTTCGCTGGCGATTACCAAAAATTTCAGGACCTTTGCCCGTCTCGGTGCTCTTTTGCCACCTGAAGATAAAGATTCATGTTTGCTTCCTCGCAGAATCAAGGGACGATTTGCATTAATTCACAGGCCGATTGTCCGCGGTGAAGCCCATATGTGGATTAGTTTCTCTCCCGATTTGAAGCACTGGGGCGACCATAGACTGCTGATTCCAACACGCTCGGCTTACTGGGATTGTCACAGGGTAGGTCTTGCCTGTCAGCCGATAGAAACAGCGCAGGGCTGGATGTTGTTTTATCACGGTGTCCGCAGCACCACTGCCGGGCAAATATACCGTGTTGGATTAGCTCTGCTGGATTTGGAAGAGCCGTGGAAAGTTCTGCGCCGCAGCGACGAGTGGGTTCTTGGGCCCCGCGAACTTTATGAACGCATCGGCGACGTAGGCGGAGTGGTGTTTCCTACCGGTGTTATTGTTCACAAAGAAACAAATCAGCTTAATCTCTATTATGGAGCGGCTGATTGCACCGTTGCTGTCGCCACTGCTAATTTGAGCGATTGCGTTGATTATATTATGTCGTGTCCGGAAGTGGAGGAATAA
- the rny gene encoding ribonuclease Y translates to MDAIMMQIGLPSVLVPIGTFIVGIGIAILVVQMITRAKAKTFREDLQRQIDGAKKEAENIIRTAQIDAAAENIKKKEQFAGETNRIRAELHEAEMRLSKREDALDRQTEFLQQQEKVLKQQGKELERRLHNIDNKEKQLSILTAQQKNQLLKIAGMGVEDAKELLLKRLEDECEHEMSGLISRKVEEATEIADDKSREIISCAIQRYAAEHTCEISVSTVEIPNDDMKGRIIGREGRNIRAFEKATGVDVIVDDTPGMIVVSGFSPVRREVARLAMERLIQDGRIHPSRIEELVANTKKEVNQKVLQLGKDASVEVNVRGLNNRVLSLIGALSFRTSYGQNVLRHSIEVAFLSQIMADELGLDGSIARRAGLLHDIGKAIDHEVEGSHPDIGANFLKRFSESPIILNAVAGHHGDISADNPYTPLVSAADAISASRPGTRRETLERYIKRLEKLEEIANSFKGVENAYAIQAGREIRVIVNAEKVDDESAMKVARDIANKIESEMAYPGEIQVTLLRELRCIEYAK, encoded by the coding sequence CCAAAACCTTCCGTGAGGACCTGCAAAGACAAATCGATGGTGCCAAAAAGGAAGCTGAGAACATAATTAGAACTGCACAAATAGACGCTGCAGCTGAGAACATCAAGAAAAAAGAGCAATTTGCCGGCGAGACCAATCGGATTCGTGCCGAGTTGCACGAGGCCGAAATGAGATTAAGCAAACGCGAGGATGCCCTTGACCGGCAGACCGAATTTCTGCAGCAGCAGGAGAAGGTATTAAAACAACAGGGAAAAGAGTTAGAGAGAAGATTGCACAATATCGACAACAAGGAAAAGCAGCTTTCGATTTTGACGGCTCAGCAGAAGAACCAGCTTCTTAAAATCGCCGGGATGGGTGTCGAAGATGCCAAGGAACTGCTGCTGAAACGGCTCGAAGATGAGTGCGAGCACGAGATGTCCGGACTGATTTCTCGCAAGGTTGAAGAGGCCACGGAGATAGCGGATGACAAGAGCCGGGAAATAATCAGCTGCGCCATTCAGCGTTATGCGGCTGAGCATACGTGCGAAATATCCGTGTCGACGGTTGAAATTCCAAATGATGATATGAAAGGCCGAATTATCGGCAGAGAAGGCCGAAATATTCGTGCGTTTGAGAAAGCCACGGGCGTTGATGTGATTGTCGATGACACGCCCGGAATGATTGTTGTAAGCGGCTTCAGCCCGGTCAGGCGCGAAGTTGCCCGTCTTGCGATGGAAAGACTGATACAAGACGGACGAATCCATCCGTCCCGGATCGAGGAGCTCGTCGCAAACACCAAAAAAGAGGTTAACCAGAAGGTCCTGCAGCTCGGCAAAGATGCCTCGGTTGAGGTCAACGTGCGAGGATTGAACAATAGAGTGCTCAGTTTGATAGGAGCTTTGAGCTTCAGAACAAGCTACGGCCAAAATGTGCTTAGGCACAGCATTGAAGTGGCATTTTTGTCTCAGATAATGGCAGATGAGCTTGGTCTGGACGGCTCGATAGCCAGACGCGCGGGACTGCTTCACGATATCGGCAAAGCCATTGACCACGAAGTTGAGGGCAGTCACCCCGATATAGGCGCGAATTTTCTCAAGCGTTTCAGCGAATCGCCTATTATTCTGAACGCTGTTGCAGGACATCACGGGGACATCTCGGCGGACAATCCTTACACTCCGCTGGTTTCAGCGGCCGATGCGATTAGCGCGTCGCGGCCCGGGACCAGAAGAGAAACACTCGAAAGATATATAAAACGCTTAGAGAAGCTGGAAGAGATAGCAAACAGCTTTAAGGGCGTTGAGAACGCATATGCAATTCAGGCCGGCCGCGAAATACGTGTAATCGTGAACGCCGAAAAAGTTGATGACGAATCGGCAATGAAAGTCGCACGTGATATTGCCAACAAGATTGAAAGTGAAATGGCATATCCGGGCGAAATCCAAGTAACGCTGCTGCGAGAGCTCCGCTGTATCGAGTATGCGAAATAG
- a CDS encoding SDR family oxidoreductase, translated as MNEQSLQLKDKVALITGAAGAIGYAVAQALLVNGCRVAASDLPGQKLDDFTADLKKQSSENVIGIGLDVTDKASVTSGFQSVIDAWGKINIVVINAGIALVSTLIEMDIEAFRRLEKVNIEGTLLTLAEAGRRFIKQATGGDIIIMSTKNVPSPSAGFGAYSATKAACHQLGRIASLEFAQYDVRVNMVAPDAVFSEGKYKSGLWETVGADRMKVRGMNEKQLREYYRDRNLLKTSITGRDVANAVLFFAARQTPTTGATIPVDGGLPDAAPR; from the coding sequence ATGAACGAACAATCACTCCAACTGAAAGACAAAGTCGCATTGATAACAGGTGCAGCCGGCGCTATCGGTTATGCCGTAGCGCAGGCGCTGCTGGTAAACGGCTGCCGCGTAGCGGCCAGCGACCTGCCCGGCCAAAAACTCGATGATTTTACGGCAGATTTGAAAAAACAATCGTCGGAGAATGTAATCGGCATTGGACTCGATGTTACCGACAAAGCGTCCGTAACAAGCGGTTTTCAATCAGTCATCGACGCCTGGGGCAAAATTAACATCGTAGTGATAAACGCCGGCATCGCACTGGTCTCAACCTTAATAGAGATGGATATCGAGGCCTTTCGCAGACTGGAAAAGGTAAACATAGAAGGGACGCTCCTTACGCTCGCCGAAGCTGGTCGGCGATTTATAAAACAGGCAACAGGAGGAGACATTATCATTATGTCCACCAAGAATGTTCCCTCTCCCAGCGCCGGCTTCGGGGCCTACAGCGCAACCAAAGCCGCCTGTCATCAATTAGGCCGAATCGCCAGTCTTGAATTTGCCCAATACGATGTTCGCGTGAATATGGTCGCACCCGATGCGGTGTTCTCGGAAGGCAAATACAAATCAGGCCTGTGGGAAACCGTCGGGGCCGACCGAATGAAAGTCAGGGGAATGAATGAAAAGCAGCTTCGCGAGTATTATCGCGACCGCAATCTGCTCAAGACAAGCATCACCGGCAGGGACGTGGCAAACGCGGTATTGTTTTTCGCCGCACGTCAAACACCAACTACCGGAGCTACAATTCCTGTGGACGGCGGCCTGCCGGATGCCGCACCGCGATAA